Proteins co-encoded in one Candidatus Polarisedimenticolaceae bacterium genomic window:
- a CDS encoding radical SAM protein has translation MSAAAEQPSPYRRLVEKAFADAIPLSAQFELTFRCNHLCTFCYNSPEGRREMTTPEIFETLRKVSEFGVLYLTLTGGEALCHKDFFKIAAEARRLGMALRIYTNGYLLADKAMAKRVVDLKPMEVEISIHGARGETHDALTRIKGSFDKTVQGIRNLRDAGVKVELKVPITKLNQHELFQIRDLADSLGCHTTFDAVITPKDDGNLDPLALRPDDDFLQKYWGEWYLDLHHGKKPPRQNHCAADGVEANCGTGRSGFTIDPYGNILPCVAFRRAIANVLEINSFNDIWGTNPVLNEVRQLAVDARTKLNKHENGAYFQFCLGVAEKQVGDPLGIYPQADLNAKSVRRSYELLQIGEPGH, from the coding sequence ATGAGCGCAGCCGCCGAGCAGCCCAGCCCCTATCGCAGACTCGTTGAGAAGGCCTTCGCCGATGCGATCCCGCTGTCGGCGCAGTTCGAGCTGACATTCCGCTGCAACCACCTCTGCACGTTCTGCTACAACTCGCCCGAAGGCCGGCGCGAGATGACGACGCCGGAGATTTTCGAAACGCTTCGCAAGGTCTCCGAGTTCGGCGTCCTCTACCTCACGCTCACCGGCGGCGAGGCGCTCTGCCACAAGGATTTCTTCAAGATCGCCGCCGAGGCGCGCCGCCTCGGCATGGCGCTGCGCATCTACACGAACGGCTACCTCCTCGCCGACAAGGCGATGGCGAAGCGCGTCGTCGACCTCAAGCCGATGGAGGTCGAGATCTCGATCCACGGCGCGAGGGGCGAGACGCACGATGCGCTGACGCGGATCAAGGGCTCGTTCGACAAGACGGTGCAGGGGATCCGGAACCTGCGCGACGCCGGCGTCAAGGTCGAGCTCAAGGTGCCGATCACGAAGCTCAACCAGCACGAGCTGTTCCAGATCCGCGATCTTGCGGACAGCCTCGGCTGCCACACCACGTTCGACGCCGTGATCACCCCCAAGGACGACGGGAACCTCGATCCACTCGCCCTTCGTCCCGACGACGACTTCCTCCAGAAGTACTGGGGCGAGTGGTACCTCGACCTCCACCACGGCAAGAAACCGCCGCGCCAGAACCATTGCGCCGCCGACGGCGTCGAGGCGAACTGCGGCACCGGGCGGAGCGGATTCACGATCGACCCGTACGGGAACATCCTGCCCTGCGTGGCCTTCCGCCGGGCGATCGCGAATGTCCTCGAGATCAATTCGTTCAACGACATCTGGGGAACGAATCCGGTCCTGAACGAGGTCCGGCAGCTCGCCGTCGATGCGCGTACGAAGCTCAACAAGCACGAGAACGGCGCCTACTTCCAGTTCTGTCTCGGTGTGGCCGAAAAGCAGGTGGGGGACCCGCTCGGGATCTACCCGCAGGCCGACCTGAATGCGAAATCGGTCCGCCGCTCTTACGAATTGCTCCAGATCGGCGAACCGGGGCATTGA
- a CDS encoding polyprenyl synthetase family protein has protein sequence MTPSAPARPSAFLEEGRALVDVALEGALPPLGTPPATLHEAMRYTLLLPGKRLRGVVVLAACEMLRGAREDAVPLAVAVEMVHASSLILDDLPSMDNATLRRGKASLHRVYGEANAILAAIGLLNEAFAQIQSAAALKDRGKREASACLAAAIGSSGLIGGQFADLEATGRRLDLDALEYIHAHKTGALFIAAAELGAVAAQGRARDVEALRRYAKNLGLAFQITDDLLDYSGDPATTGKDAGLDRNRTTFANVAGIDGARRLTDELCQTAISALEPFGKRAAVLAGLADMVRDRDR, from the coding sequence ATGACCCCTTCGGCCCCCGCACGGCCGTCCGCCTTCCTCGAGGAGGGGCGCGCGCTCGTCGACGTGGCGCTCGAGGGCGCGCTGCCGCCCCTCGGAACGCCTCCCGCGACCCTCCACGAGGCGATGCGGTACACGCTCCTCCTCCCGGGCAAGCGCCTTCGCGGGGTCGTCGTGCTCGCCGCCTGCGAGATGCTCCGCGGCGCACGCGAGGACGCCGTCCCGCTCGCCGTCGCGGTCGAGATGGTCCACGCGTCGTCCCTGATCCTCGACGATCTGCCCTCGATGGACAACGCGACGCTCCGGCGAGGGAAGGCGTCGCTCCACCGCGTCTACGGCGAGGCGAACGCGATCCTCGCGGCGATCGGCCTCTTGAACGAAGCGTTCGCGCAGATCCAATCCGCGGCAGCGCTCAAGGACCGCGGGAAGCGCGAGGCCAGCGCGTGCCTCGCCGCCGCGATCGGCTCCTCGGGGCTCATCGGAGGCCAGTTCGCCGATCTCGAGGCGACCGGGCGGCGGCTCGACCTCGACGCGCTCGAGTACATCCACGCCCACAAGACTGGAGCGCTCTTCATCGCCGCGGCCGAGCTCGGCGCGGTCGCCGCGCAGGGGCGCGCGCGGGACGTCGAGGCGCTCCGGCGGTACGCGAAGAATCTCGGGCTGGCGTTCCAGATCACCGACGACCTGCTCGACTACAGCGGCGATCCCGCGACGACCGGCAAAGATGCCGGCCTCGACCGGAACCGCACGACGTTCGCGAACGTCGCCGGCATCGACGGCGCGCGGCGCCTGACCGACGAGCTCTGCCAGACGGCGATCTCCGCTCTCGAGCCGTTCGGCAAGAGGGCGGCCGTTCTCGCCGGTCTCGCCGACATGGTCCGCGACCGCGACCGTTGA
- the uvrC gene encoding excinuclease ABC subunit UvrC — MPEDDRLKEKVAGLPDRPGVYLYRNVGGKLLYVGKAKSLRSRVRSYFQPSAQHPPRTAQLVAEVSDLETIVVDTEMEALILEANFIKRERPPYNVVLRDDKNFPYLKLSLADTFPRVSLVRQAKLDKNAYYGPFIPASVARRSMKLIPRFFQVATCGEVFDGKRRPCLYYHLEQCLAPCAGKTTPEEYGRAVADAKLFLEGRDRELSASLTTKMKEASGSQEYEKAARFRDTLKTVERLAVRQNILSAGLEDQDYLAHHAEGREVALQLFEMRGGKISARREFTFDDVEATPAAFYAQVLVQLYADAPPPPDVFLPALPTEAPLVERWLADRSGGRVRLRVPERGTKRKFLAMVEKNAALAFEARFRARHSHGVAAAEALAEALGLPDVPNRIECFDISNIQGTDAVASMVVWEGGAAKKSDYRIFNIRSVSGPDDFASIAEAVTRRYRRLIDEGRRLPDLVLIDGGAGQLGAAVRALAAEGLPTLPLVGIAKREEEIYLQGGGEPVRLDRRSPALHLLQRIRDEAHRFAVGKHRARRARRTLTTSLLEIPGVGPVLAKKLLRAFGSVEGVKKATEPELAAVCGPKVAREIARSHATL, encoded by the coding sequence GTGCCCGAAGACGATCGTCTCAAGGAGAAGGTGGCCGGTCTTCCCGACCGGCCCGGGGTCTACCTCTACCGGAACGTAGGCGGCAAGCTCCTCTACGTAGGCAAGGCGAAGTCGCTGCGCTCGCGCGTGCGGTCGTACTTCCAGCCCTCCGCCCAGCACCCCCCGCGAACCGCGCAGCTCGTCGCCGAGGTGAGCGATCTCGAGACGATCGTCGTCGACACGGAGATGGAGGCGCTCATCCTCGAGGCGAACTTCATCAAGCGCGAGAGGCCGCCGTACAACGTGGTCCTCCGCGACGACAAGAACTTCCCGTATTTGAAGCTGTCGCTCGCGGACACGTTCCCGCGCGTCTCGCTCGTCCGTCAGGCCAAGCTCGACAAGAACGCGTACTACGGTCCGTTCATCCCGGCGTCGGTCGCAAGGCGGTCGATGAAGCTGATCCCGCGGTTCTTCCAGGTCGCGACGTGTGGCGAGGTCTTCGACGGCAAGCGGCGGCCTTGTCTCTACTACCACCTCGAGCAGTGCCTGGCGCCGTGCGCCGGAAAGACGACGCCCGAGGAATACGGGCGCGCCGTCGCCGACGCGAAGCTGTTCCTCGAGGGCCGCGACCGCGAGCTGTCGGCGTCGCTGACGACGAAGATGAAGGAGGCGTCGGGCTCGCAGGAGTACGAGAAGGCCGCGAGGTTCCGCGACACGCTCAAGACCGTCGAGCGTCTCGCCGTGAGGCAGAACATCCTCTCGGCGGGGCTCGAGGACCAGGACTATCTCGCGCACCACGCCGAGGGCCGTGAGGTGGCGCTCCAGCTCTTCGAGATGCGCGGCGGGAAGATCTCCGCGCGCCGCGAGTTCACCTTCGACGACGTCGAGGCGACTCCCGCGGCGTTCTACGCCCAGGTGCTCGTGCAGCTCTACGCGGATGCCCCTCCTCCGCCCGACGTCTTCTTGCCTGCGCTGCCGACCGAAGCACCGCTCGTCGAACGCTGGCTCGCGGATCGGAGCGGGGGCCGCGTGCGCCTGCGCGTCCCCGAGCGGGGGACGAAGCGGAAGTTCTTGGCGATGGTCGAGAAGAACGCCGCGCTCGCATTCGAGGCGCGCTTTCGCGCGCGCCACAGCCACGGCGTCGCCGCCGCGGAGGCGCTCGCCGAGGCGCTCGGCCTTCCCGACGTGCCGAACCGGATCGAGTGCTTCGACATCTCGAACATCCAGGGGACCGACGCGGTGGCCTCGATGGTCGTGTGGGAGGGCGGGGCAGCGAAGAAGTCCGACTACCGCATCTTTAACATCCGGTCGGTCTCGGGGCCCGACGACTTCGCGTCGATCGCCGAGGCGGTCACGCGGCGCTATCGCCGTCTCATCGACGAGGGACGGCGCCTTCCCGACCTCGTCCTCATCGACGGCGGCGCCGGGCAGCTCGGCGCGGCGGTTCGCGCGCTCGCCGCGGAGGGCCTGCCGACGCTGCCGCTCGTCGGCATCGCCAAGCGCGAGGAGGAGATCTACCTGCAGGGCGGGGGAGAGCCGGTGCGGCTCGACCGGCGCTCGCCGGCCCTCCACCTGCTCCAGAGGATCCGCGACGAGGCCCACCGCTTCGCGGTCGGCAAGCACCGGGCACGCCGCGCGCGCCGGACGCTGACGACCTCCCTGCTCGAGATCCCCGGCGTCGGCCCGGTCCTGGCGAAGAAGCTCCTCCGCGCCTTCGGGAGCGTCGAGGGGGTGAAAAAGGCGACGGAGCCGGAGCTGGCGGCGGTCTGCGGGCCGAAGGTCGCCCGCGAAATCGCCCGTTCTCACGCCACCTTGTAG
- a CDS encoding tetratricopeptide repeat protein, protein MTWRLRAALLVTLAVLLAHAAVYRFLCDDAFISFRYAKNLASGAGLVFNPGGERVEGYTNFLWVVVLAALDRVGLRPEHVAPVLSILLTIVLWGLVVSASVRFLPPRASPFLVVLPAAWMALTRSVAVWSTSGLETRLFEVLTVAGVLCLIDGVAAADSGSRARVPWAAVLLGLAALTRPDGMLIGGAAMAAAGAVLVVRRRLRIADAVLHAGVFGAIVGGHLLFRHAYYGAWLPNTYYAKVGGRAWWGMGGAYVACCALEYAAWLWIPPLVAGIGAEVRERRSEIPLVIGAVIVPHAIYIASIGGDHFEYRPLDLYFPLLFLLIARGLASMTFPRWAVAAYASAIALGLVILPWESHRQFPRDYSPGFPGMGAPQERAAFLDPARDPFLRWPGLRSLGEAHRKLLRLTTSRLAGVRQEEHALFLATVAPEGRRLAQLVAGGTLPADTHIAISAVGAIPYDSNLRVLDRLGLTDAVVAHSAPNAFRYLAHDRQATIEYAAQAGVDLWSEHPVHLLYRSDDDALLWTAEQAHAASSAAWFAETGEGDVIVARLPQGPEKAAARFPRLRFLPLGEPSSYAALLDLVIAAQRARLAREPGSQEVRATLGAALAEAGRDDEAISIFRTLAGEGDAEGWYNLGTILVRRGDLDGGVDALHRALTLDPFLAPARQNLGLALVRAGKLQEAVGELREAVRRDPESERALYLLGLALTMAGDTQGAGECARALSALGTPDGTAYADKLSQAAPAH, encoded by the coding sequence ATGACCTGGCGCCTGCGCGCGGCCCTCCTCGTCACGCTCGCGGTGCTCCTCGCGCACGCGGCGGTCTACCGCTTCCTGTGCGACGACGCCTTCATCTCGTTCCGCTACGCGAAGAACCTGGCCTCCGGCGCCGGCCTCGTCTTCAATCCGGGCGGGGAGCGGGTCGAGGGGTACACGAACTTCCTGTGGGTCGTGGTGCTCGCGGCGCTCGACCGCGTGGGACTCCGGCCCGAGCACGTCGCACCGGTCCTCTCGATCCTGCTCACGATCGTGCTGTGGGGGCTCGTCGTCTCGGCGAGCGTGCGCTTCCTGCCGCCGCGCGCGTCACCGTTCCTCGTCGTCCTTCCCGCGGCGTGGATGGCGCTCACGCGAAGTGTCGCGGTCTGGTCGACGAGCGGGCTCGAGACGCGCCTTTTCGAGGTGCTCACCGTCGCCGGCGTCCTGTGTCTCATCGACGGCGTCGCCGCGGCGGATTCCGGGAGCCGCGCGCGCGTCCCGTGGGCCGCCGTGCTCCTCGGGCTCGCCGCGCTGACGCGTCCCGACGGGATGCTCATCGGCGGGGCCGCGATGGCGGCCGCAGGCGCGGTCTTGGTCGTGCGGCGGCGGCTCAGGATCGCCGATGCCGTCCTCCACGCCGGGGTGTTCGGCGCGATCGTCGGCGGGCATCTCCTCTTTCGTCACGCGTATTACGGGGCGTGGCTGCCCAACACGTACTACGCGAAGGTCGGAGGCCGCGCGTGGTGGGGGATGGGCGGCGCGTACGTCGCGTGCTGCGCTCTCGAGTACGCCGCGTGGCTTTGGATCCCGCCGCTCGTCGCGGGAATCGGCGCAGAGGTCCGCGAGCGGCGCTCCGAGATCCCGCTGGTGATCGGCGCCGTCATCGTTCCGCACGCGATCTACATCGCATCGATCGGCGGCGACCACTTCGAGTACCGGCCCCTCGATCTCTACTTCCCGCTGCTCTTCCTCTTGATCGCGCGCGGGCTCGCCTCGATGACCTTCCCGCGTTGGGCGGTCGCCGCGTACGCGTCGGCGATCGCGCTCGGTCTCGTCATCCTTCCTTGGGAATCTCACCGACAGTTCCCGCGGGACTACAGCCCGGGATTTCCCGGCATGGGTGCTCCCCAGGAGCGCGCGGCGTTCCTCGACCCCGCGAGGGATCCGTTCCTGCGGTGGCCGGGGCTCCGCAGCCTGGGCGAGGCACACCGGAAGCTCCTCCGCCTCACGACCTCGCGGCTCGCCGGTGTCCGCCAAGAAGAACACGCGCTCTTCCTCGCGACCGTCGCCCCCGAAGGGAGGCGGCTCGCGCAGCTCGTCGCCGGTGGCACGCTGCCCGCGGACACCCACATCGCGATCAGCGCCGTCGGCGCGATCCCGTATGACTCGAACCTGCGCGTCCTCGACCGGCTCGGCTTGACCGACGCGGTGGTCGCGCACTCGGCGCCGAACGCGTTCCGATATCTCGCGCACGACCGCCAAGCGACGATCGAGTATGCGGCGCAGGCGGGGGTCGATCTCTGGTCCGAGCATCCGGTCCATCTGCTCTACCGCAGCGACGACGACGCCTTGTTGTGGACCGCCGAGCAAGCGCACGCGGCGTCGTCTGCGGCTTGGTTCGCGGAGACGGGCGAAGGCGACGTGATCGTCGCGAGGCTGCCGCAAGGGCCGGAAAAAGCAGCCGCGCGGTTCCCCAGGCTCCGCTTCCTCCCGCTCGGCGAGCCCTCGTCCTACGCGGCGCTCCTCGACCTCGTCATCGCGGCGCAGCGTGCGAGGCTCGCGCGCGAGCCCGGGTCGCAGGAGGTGCGCGCCACGCTCGGAGCGGCGCTGGCCGAGGCCGGCCGCGACGACGAGGCGATCTCGATCTTCCGGACGCTCGCCGGAGAAGGCGATGCCGAGGGCTGGTACAACCTGGGAACGATCCTCGTCCGCCGCGGCGATCTCGACGGCGGCGTCGACGCCCTTCATCGGGCACTGACGCTCGACCCGTTCCTGGCACCGGCGCGGCAGAACCTCGGCCTCGCGCTCGTGCGCGCCGGGAAGCTGCAGGAGGCGGTCGGCGAGCTCCGGGAAGCGGTGCGGCGCGATCCGGAGTCGGAGCGGGCGCTCTACCTCCTCGGCCTCGCGCTCACGATGGCCGGAGACACCCAGGGAGCGGGGGAGTGCGCCCGCGCGTTGTCGGCTCTCGGGACCCCCGACGGAACCGCTTATGCCGACAAGCTTTCCCAGGCGGCGCCGGCGCACTGA
- a CDS encoding PqqD family protein: MTDLETLPAKPRRHPDTAFRKIGDDGGLVVLPGRAEVKVLNPVGIVVFSLLDGTRDLNALKEAVMAEFEIDETEAREGVVSFLHDLQREGMLET; the protein is encoded by the coding sequence GTGACCGATCTCGAGACCCTTCCGGCCAAGCCACGCCGGCATCCCGACACGGCGTTTCGCAAGATCGGCGATGACGGCGGTCTCGTCGTCCTTCCCGGCCGCGCCGAGGTCAAGGTCTTGAATCCCGTCGGGATCGTCGTATTTTCCCTGTTGGACGGGACGCGGGACCTGAACGCGCTGAAAGAGGCGGTCATGGCCGAGTTCGAGATCGACGAAACCGAGGCCCGGGAAGGCGTCGTCTCGTTCCTGCACGACCTGCAACGGGAAGGGATGTTGGAGACATGA
- a CDS encoding alpha/beta hydrolase — protein MRFWRSIPGAVVLVSLLGTAAGFVMAAVQVQRLMHPARTAAAEGDLGAELARVDEVSFASADGVPLAGWLLHGAKGRAPVILCHDLGENKSALINLAIALNREGLTVLTFDFRGHGASGGGASTLGIDEARDVTGAVDFVATLPKGEVDGRAIGIFGAGMGAHAAVLAAADRPALRVLVLDGLWPDVRWRLVRGALPDWSWGQDHVGGVPMAMFALLSGSAPSSRRAADVLPELAGRDLLLVSPAGDGRLDDAMKAMYATLPERRDSERNLITLPATRASGLSADELARYHKKVVDFFVSRLSIR, from the coding sequence ATGAGATTCTGGCGGTCGATCCCCGGGGCCGTGGTCCTCGTGTCGCTCCTCGGCACGGCGGCCGGCTTCGTCATGGCCGCGGTCCAGGTCCAGCGCCTCATGCATCCCGCGCGGACCGCCGCCGCCGAGGGCGACCTCGGCGCGGAGCTCGCGCGGGTGGACGAGGTGAGCTTCGCCTCGGCGGACGGCGTCCCGCTGGCCGGCTGGCTCCTCCACGGGGCCAAGGGCAGGGCGCCGGTCATCCTCTGCCACGACCTCGGCGAGAACAAGAGCGCGCTCATCAACCTCGCCATCGCGCTCAACCGTGAGGGGCTCACGGTGCTCACGTTCGACTTCCGCGGGCACGGCGCGAGCGGAGGCGGCGCCTCGACGCTCGGCATCGACGAGGCGCGCGACGTGACCGGCGCCGTCGATTTCGTCGCGACGCTTCCGAAGGGCGAGGTCGACGGTCGGGCGATCGGCATCTTCGGCGCGGGGATGGGGGCGCACGCCGCCGTGCTCGCCGCGGCCGACCGCCCCGCGCTCCGCGTCCTCGTCCTCGACGGCCTGTGGCCCGACGTGCGCTGGAGGCTCGTGCGCGGCGCGCTCCCCGACTGGTCGTGGGGCCAGGACCACGTCGGCGGCGTTCCGATGGCGATGTTCGCGCTCCTCTCCGGCAGCGCGCCGTCGTCCCGCCGCGCGGCGGACGTTCTCCCCGAGCTGGCCGGGCGCGATCTGCTCCTCGTCTCTCCCGCCGGCGACGGGAGGCTCGACGACGCGATGAAGGCGATGTACGCGACCCTCCCCGAGCGGCGCGATTCCGAGCGCAACCTCATCACGCTCCCCGCGACGCGGGCGTCGGGCCTCTCGGCCGACGAGCTGGCCCGCTACCACAAGAAGGTCGTCGACTTCTTCGTCTCCCGCCTCTCGATCCGGTAA
- a CDS encoding fused MFS/spermidine synthase: protein MRRLAVVPVFALSTFLAAALLFLVEPMVGKMVLPLLGGSASVWTTCMLFFQAGLLAGYAYAHLLGTRLPARAQAAVHLAVVLLAFLALPLSRGVLAPPQGSGAPVAWLLGALTVLVGAPFFALAATGPLLQRWLHGASPARDPYFLYAASNLGSFSGLLLYPLVVERLLPIEGTHGSWSQSRLFSTGFAVFAAVILAAGILARTAGREAPVRTEAPSWRRRGLWVLLAFIPSSAVLGVTQYVTAEIAPVPLLWVVPLAIYLATFVVAFSPRVTIGPWSGLALAVTTASVAACMMPAVRSGGHLLVVVHFAALAAVGLALHGRLAATRPQPGRLTEFYLWIALGGVAGGVFNAAVAPLVFKSIAEYPLALVLAALVRPLWPDDRAEPRRPLSYAFDLVVPLAIAGFAIVARGTETASPVAPGWPAMTVQAIVPALLCLGAAGWRVRFALSLGALLLVGWWQTAAPQASLDRERTFYGVHRVVPSYGPWFRRGDSESPARVEFHMLIHGATRHGLQAVDPDRRRTPTTYYHRSGPLGQAWDALALDGSKEIGIVGLGAGTIAAYGHAGQHFTYFEIDPAVVRIARDPLFFTYLADSAARVDVTVGDGRLSLARTADGAFDVLVLDAFSSDAIPVHLLTREAVDLALRKLAPDGVLLIHLTNHYLRLEEVVDAIARDLHASAFLEGDRTMTDAWTIEGKEPSTWAILARSRERLAPLAADPRWTPMPLPPHPGAKDVLWTDDRSDLFTVLRHF, encoded by the coding sequence GTGAGACGCCTCGCGGTCGTTCCCGTCTTCGCCCTCTCCACTTTTCTCGCCGCGGCGCTCCTCTTCCTCGTGGAGCCGATGGTGGGGAAGATGGTCCTGCCCCTCCTCGGCGGGAGCGCCTCGGTCTGGACGACGTGCATGCTCTTCTTCCAGGCCGGCCTGCTCGCAGGCTACGCGTACGCGCATCTCCTCGGGACGAGGCTTCCGGCGCGCGCGCAGGCCGCGGTGCATCTCGCGGTCGTGCTCCTCGCGTTCCTCGCCCTCCCGCTCTCGCGCGGCGTCCTGGCCCCCCCGCAGGGCTCCGGTGCTCCCGTCGCCTGGCTCCTCGGCGCGCTGACCGTTCTCGTCGGCGCGCCGTTCTTCGCGCTCGCGGCGACCGGGCCGCTCCTCCAGCGCTGGCTCCACGGTGCGTCTCCGGCGCGCGATCCTTACTTCCTCTATGCGGCGAGCAATCTGGGAAGCTTCTCCGGCCTCCTCCTCTACCCGCTCGTCGTCGAGCGTCTCCTGCCGATCGAAGGGACGCACGGATCGTGGAGCCAGAGCCGCCTCTTCTCCACCGGCTTCGCCGTCTTCGCGGCGGTGATCCTCGCCGCGGGAATCCTCGCGCGCACCGCCGGCCGCGAGGCGCCGGTGAGAACCGAGGCACCCTCGTGGCGCCGCCGCGGCCTCTGGGTTCTCCTGGCGTTCATCCCCTCGAGCGCCGTTCTCGGCGTCACGCAGTACGTGACCGCGGAGATCGCTCCTGTTCCGCTGCTGTGGGTCGTTCCGCTGGCGATCTACCTCGCGACGTTCGTCGTCGCGTTCTCGCCGCGCGTCACGATCGGGCCGTGGTCCGGTCTCGCGCTCGCCGTCACGACCGCATCGGTGGCCGCGTGCATGATGCCGGCGGTCCGCTCGGGCGGGCACCTGCTCGTCGTCGTCCACTTCGCCGCCCTCGCCGCCGTCGGGCTCGCGCTCCACGGCCGCCTCGCCGCGACGCGGCCGCAGCCGGGGCGGCTCACCGAGTTCTATCTCTGGATCGCGCTCGGCGGCGTCGCCGGCGGAGTCTTCAACGCCGCCGTGGCGCCGCTCGTCTTCAAGTCGATCGCCGAGTATCCGCTCGCCCTCGTCCTCGCCGCCCTCGTGCGGCCGCTCTGGCCTGACGATCGCGCGGAGCCTCGCCGGCCGCTCTCGTACGCCTTCGACCTCGTCGTCCCGCTCGCGATCGCCGGGTTCGCGATCGTCGCCCGCGGGACCGAGACCGCGTCGCCCGTGGCGCCCGGCTGGCCCGCGATGACCGTTCAGGCGATCGTGCCGGCGCTCCTGTGCCTCGGCGCCGCCGGATGGCGCGTGCGCTTCGCGCTCTCGCTCGGGGCGCTCCTCCTCGTCGGGTGGTGGCAGACCGCGGCCCCGCAGGCGAGCCTCGACCGCGAGCGCACGTTCTACGGCGTCCATCGCGTCGTCCCGAGCTACGGGCCCTGGTTTCGCCGGGGCGACTCCGAATCGCCGGCGCGCGTCGAGTTCCACATGCTCATCCACGGCGCGACGCGACACGGCCTCCAGGCGGTCGATCCGGACCGGAGGAGGACCCCGACAACGTACTACCACCGCTCGGGGCCGCTCGGTCAGGCATGGGACGCGCTCGCGCTCGATGGGTCGAAGGAGATCGGAATCGTCGGCCTCGGCGCGGGGACGATCGCGGCGTACGGCCACGCGGGCCAGCATTTCACCTACTTCGAGATCGACCCCGCCGTGGTACGGATCGCCCGCGACCCGCTCTTCTTCACCTATCTCGCCGATTCTGCCGCGCGGGTCGACGTCACCGTCGGCGACGGCCGCCTCTCCCTCGCACGAACGGCGGACGGCGCCTTCGACGTCCTCGTCCTCGACGCGTTCAGCTCGGACGCGATCCCCGTCCACCTCCTGACGCGCGAGGCCGTCGATCTCGCCCTACGGAAGCTCGCGCCCGACGGCGTGCTCCTCATCCATCTCACGAATCATTACCTGCGCCTCGAGGAGGTCGTCGACGCGATCGCGCGCGATCTCCACGCGAGCGCGTTTCTCGAAGGCGACCGCACGATGACCGACGCCTGGACGATCGAGGGGAAGGAGCCGTCGACGTGGGCGATCCTCGCGCGCTCGCGCGAGCGGCTCGCCCCGCTCGCCGCCGATCCGCGCTGGACGCCGATGCCGCTGCCCCCGCATCCCGGAGCGAAGGACGTGCTCTGGACCGACGACCGGTCCGACCTCTTCACCGTCCTCCGGCACTTCTGA